A single genomic interval of Methylobacterium bullatum harbors:
- the ureF_1 gene encoding Urease accessory protein UreF produces MLQRLVALQQADSAFPSGSFAFSNGIEGLAALTDGLGGVELGHAVEVILRHRWAGSDRVALVLAHRARGDLARLARIDAAVEAACLAEPMRTGSRRNGGALLAAHSRIGTPGAEGLRMAVRDGRLLGHLAVMQGALWRSLGLDETTVTEIAGYQAAAALVTAAVRLGRVGAIEAQRILSALMPVLAEIAARPVQGGEEGADEGDETDNADIMLVAFTPLIEIATMRHARADLRLFAN; encoded by the coding sequence ATGCTGCAGCGGCTCGTCGCCCTCCAGCAGGCGGATTCGGCCTTCCCCAGCGGCAGCTTCGCCTTCTCCAACGGGATCGAGGGGCTTGCGGCGCTCACCGACGGTCTCGGCGGGGTGGAACTCGGCCATGCGGTCGAGGTCATCCTGCGCCACCGCTGGGCCGGCAGCGACCGGGTCGCCCTGGTTCTGGCCCATCGCGCGCGAGGGGATCTCGCCCGCCTCGCCCGCATCGACGCCGCCGTGGAGGCGGCCTGCCTGGCGGAACCGATGCGCACGGGCAGCCGACGCAACGGCGGGGCGCTGCTGGCCGCCCATAGCCGCATCGGGACGCCGGGGGCCGAAGGCTTGCGCATGGCGGTGCGCGACGGTCGGCTTCTCGGGCACCTCGCGGTGATGCAGGGCGCCCTGTGGCGCTCCCTCGGCCTCGACGAGACCACGGTCACCGAGATCGCGGGCTACCAAGCTGCCGCCGCCCTCGTCACCGCCGCCGTCAGGCTCGGGCGGGTCGGCGCCATCGAGGCGCAGCGCATCCTCTCCGCCCTGATGCCGGTGCTGGCGGAGATCGCGGCCCGGCCTGTGCAAGGGGGCGAGGAGGGAGCCGACGAAGGGGACGAAACCGACAACGCCGACATCATGCTCGTCGCCTTCACACCGCTCATCGAGATCGCCACCATGCGTCACGCCCGCGCCGATCTGCGCCTGTTCGCGAATTGA
- the ureE gene encoding Urease accessory protein UreE: MRVIDRIVGSRLDPEIAHRLHHLDHHHAVDILAIDSADTARRRLRATTEGGEDIAIALPREETLFDGAVLILETDRAVVVRVGAESWLRLAPGDKAAALELGYHAGNLHWRVRFDGEDLLVALEGPPEDYLARLGDLTASGRVVHGVDGRTEAA; this comes from the coding sequence ATGCGCGTCATCGACCGTATCGTGGGCAGCAGGCTCGATCCCGAGATCGCTCACCGCCTGCATCATCTCGATCACCACCATGCCGTCGACATCCTGGCCATCGACAGCGCCGACACGGCCCGGCGGCGGTTACGGGCGACCACCGAGGGCGGCGAGGACATCGCCATCGCCCTGCCCCGCGAGGAAACCCTGTTCGACGGCGCCGTCCTGATCCTCGAGACGGACCGCGCCGTGGTGGTGCGGGTCGGGGCGGAAAGCTGGCTTCGGCTGGCGCCCGGGGACAAGGCCGCCGCCCTCGAACTCGGCTACCACGCGGGCAACCTGCATTGGCGCGTGCGCTTCGACGGCGAAGACCTGCTCGTGGCCCTCGAAGGCCCGCCGGAGGATTACCTGGCGCGACTCGGAGATCTGACGGCGTCCGGCCGCGTGGTCCATGGCGTCGACGGGCGGACGGAAGCCGCCTGA
- the ureA_1 gene encoding Urease subunit alpha, protein MLLTPTELERLTIFTAAELARKRRARGLKLNYPEAVAIISDEILEGARDGRSVADLIGWGSTILTTGDVMPGIAAMLPILQVEGVFPDGTKLVTVHEPIRPAEGAPADTLEPGAILPAEGEIELSAGRPRTTIEVVNTGDRPVQIGSHYHFFEVNRALDFNREAALGLRLDIPAGTAVRFEPGQRKTVTLVGFGGERRLTGLNDLTQGTIDTLADRAAALARAKAGGFKGA, encoded by the coding sequence ATGCTGCTGACACCGACCGAACTCGAACGGCTGACCATCTTCACGGCGGCGGAACTGGCGCGAAAGCGCCGCGCGCGCGGCCTCAAGCTGAATTACCCGGAGGCCGTCGCCATCATCTCCGACGAGATCCTGGAGGGCGCGCGCGACGGGCGCAGCGTCGCCGACCTCATCGGGTGGGGCTCGACCATCCTCACCACCGGGGACGTCATGCCCGGCATCGCCGCCATGCTGCCGATCCTGCAGGTCGAGGGGGTGTTCCCCGACGGGACCAAGCTCGTCACCGTGCACGAGCCGATCCGGCCCGCCGAGGGGGCGCCGGCCGATACGCTGGAGCCCGGCGCGATCCTGCCCGCCGAGGGGGAGATCGAGCTGTCCGCGGGGCGTCCGCGCACCACGATCGAGGTGGTCAATACCGGCGACCGGCCGGTGCAAATCGGGTCGCATTACCACTTCTTCGAGGTCAACCGCGCCCTCGATTTCAACCGCGAGGCGGCTTTGGGCCTGCGCCTCGACATCCCGGCCGGCACGGCGGTGAGGTTCGAGCCGGGCCAGCGCAAGACCGTGACCCTCGTCGGGTTCGGCGGCGAGCGCCGGCTCACCGGCCTGAACGACCTGACCCAGGGGACGATCGACACGCTGGCGGACCGCGCCGCCGCCCTGGCACGGGCCAAAGCCGGCGGCTTCAAGGGTGCCTAG